In a single window of the Elaeis guineensis isolate ETL-2024a chromosome 6, EG11, whole genome shotgun sequence genome:
- the LOC105046566 gene encoding CBL-interacting protein kinase 7-like codes for MDLQRSESVPTPPKSHHQPEVLLGKYELGRFLGRGAFAKVYFARSLADGTGVAVKVLDKPQLLRTGMKSQVLCEVSAMRRLSHPNIVKLHEVMATKSKIYLIMEYAAGGDLLTWLHRRGPALESAARHYFQQLVAALRYCHARGVAHRDVKPQNLLLDGDGNLKVSDFGLSALPDQLREDGHLHTACGTPAFAAPEVARGKGYDGAKADAWSCGVILFVLLAGSLPFDDANLAQMYRTIYKRAYEFPKGMSRSARRLVARLLEPNPERRMTIGELADHPWLKRSLSLDSQLSLMESAKAEDTTSAALDPPAMNAFDIIVALSSALDLTGLFDEDGKRRERRFTSTASVERIMGRMEEMGLKSGFSVERRRNGGGVGMGRWGSVVLVAEVAEVAAPLLLVELKVEDGSGGDGEGFGWGELRAGLGDIVSAWHSSED; via the coding sequence ATGGACCTCCAAAGGTCCGAGTCCGTCCCCACGCCGCCCAAAAGCCACCACCAGCCGGAGGTTCTCCTCGGCAAATACGAGCTCGGCCGCTTTCTCGGCCGCGGCGCCTTCGCCAAGGTCTACTTTGCCCGCTCCCTCGCCGACGGCACCGGCGTCGCCGTCAAGGTCCTCGACAAGCCCCAGCTCCTCCGCACCGGCATGAAGTCCCAAGTCCTCTGTGAGGTCTCCGCCATGCGCCGCCTCTCACATCCGAATATCGTCAAGCTCCACGAAGTCATGGCGACCAAGTCCAAGATATATCTCATCATGGAGTACGCCGCCGGCGGCGACCTCCTCACCTGGCTGCACCGCCGCGGCCCCGCTCTGGAGTCCGCCGCCCGCCATTACTTCCAGCAGCTCGTCGCCGCCCTGCGCTACTGCCACGCCCGCGGCGTCGCCCACCGGGACGTCAAGCCACAGAACCTCCTCCTCGACGGCGACGGCAACCTCAAGGTCTCCGACTTCGGCCTCTCCGCGCTCCCCGACCAGCTCCGCGAAGACGGCCACCTCCACACGGCCTGCGGCACCCCGGCCTTCGCGGCGCCGGAGGTCGCTCGCGGGAAGGGCTACGACGGCGCCAAGGCGGACGCGTGGTCGTGCGGCGTCATCCTCTTCGTCCTCCTGGCGGGATCGCTGCCGTTCGACGACGCGAATCTGGCCCAAATGTACAGAACGATCTACAAGCGGGCGTACGAGTTCCCGAAGGGGATGTCCCGGTCGGCACGGCGGCTGGTGGCGAGGCTTCTGGAGCCGAACCCGGAGAGGAGGATGACGATTGGGGAATTGGCGGATCACCCTTGGTTGAAGAGGTCGCTGAGTCTGGATTCCCAGCTGAGCCTGATGGAATCGGCAAAGGCGGAGGATACCACCAGTGCTGCATTGGATCCACCGGCCATGAATGCTTTCGACATAATCGTAGCACTGTCGTCGGCATTGGATTTGACGGGATTGTTCGATGAGGATGggaagaggagggagaggaggttCACGTCGACGGCGTCGGTGGAGAGGATCATGGGAAGGATGGAGGAGATGGGGTTGAAATCGGGGTTCTCGGTTGAGAGGAGGAGGAATGGAGGTGGGGTTGGGATGGGGAGGTGGGGGTCGGTGGTATTGGTGGCGGAGGTGGCGGAGGTGGCGGCGCCGCTGCTTCTGGTGGAGCTGAAGGTGGAGGATGGCAGCGGAGGCGATGGCGAGGGATTTGGGTGGGGAGAATTGAGAGCGGGGCTGGGGGATATTGTATCTGCTTGGCATAGTAGCGAGGATTGA